A window from uncultured Desulfobacter sp. encodes these proteins:
- a CDS encoding PilZ domain-containing protein: MTQTVKDLLMVGRKRTIERRKNKRYKAVEGAYAAISPNSNKIGQIIDISMGGLCFKYINTDNKSEEPVNRNQESIFLSSMGYYVGDLPFQTVADYEITDAPSFSSMEVRKRHIKFTDLSFKQLFDLDHYLKNNVSEPIKTLQS; the protein is encoded by the coding sequence TTGACACAGACAGTTAAGGATTTACTTATGGTTGGAAGAAAAAGAACCATTGAGCGCAGAAAAAACAAACGGTACAAAGCGGTGGAGGGTGCCTATGCAGCCATCAGCCCCAATTCCAACAAAATTGGTCAAATCATTGACATCAGTATGGGCGGGCTGTGTTTCAAATACATAAACACCGACAACAAATCAGAAGAACCTGTCAATAGGAACCAGGAATCTATTTTCTTGAGCAGTATGGGGTATTATGTCGGCGACCTTCCCTTTCAAACCGTTGCCGATTATGAAATAACGGATGCTCCTTCTTTTAGTTCAATGGAAGTCAGAAAGCGTCATATCAAATTTACCGATCTTTCATTCAAGCAGCTGTTTGATCTTGACCATTATCTGAAAAACAATGTGTCGGAGCCAATAAAAACGCTTCAAAGTTAA
- a CDS encoding SurA N-terminal domain-containing protein: MLRYLRENTGNWIIKFFLGIIIIVFIFLGVGSMNANKRNQVATVNDQAITFAEYRDAYQRMIQRLQQQFGNSLNDDLIKSMNVKQYAVDSLIDQKILDLEAQKLKIVVSDEELKQSLLSVKAFQKDGVFDMDLYKRVLRQNEMTPETFEETQRNTIRNSKLQRMVANSITVGDQEARAWYSFNNTKVGIDYAAVDPASFSDVLASEDQIRAQYDDHHDLYMSEPRRKVAFLVFAPKDFENQVKIDDAAIRDFYDQNPAQFTTPEQVEASHILIRVDENADEQTVARTKEEAMSVYEKAVNSVDFAELAKAYSQGPSAASGGYLGRFDRNSMVKPFADAAFAMKPGDVSQPVRTRFGWHIIKVTDKTPETVTPFETAKVQIQKELAASQLQDLAYNKAEEAYDAVLDGDAFEQVALVAAKQPVTTPAFTSLGTELKGLNISDPGAFATAAFSLADNEISEVKKIGNSYYLMQVSEKIDPMLRAYDDVRNEIALTLTADMKKQAAKKAAESMLEKAGDDPRLEKIAGDNQLTVESSKMFTRNEPVPGITGSESIAQAAFTLDEKKPVYERALDVAGKFYIIGLKEKQAPDAAAVAENLDKVKLQLEARKQQDYYAQWLAAQKEKAEIRINTDIIN; this comes from the coding sequence ATGCTGCGTTATCTTCGGGAAAATACGGGAAATTGGATCATCAAGTTTTTTCTGGGCATCATTATTATTGTGTTTATATTTTTAGGCGTCGGCAGTATGAATGCCAACAAGCGCAACCAGGTGGCCACAGTCAATGATCAGGCTATCACGTTCGCGGAATACCGCGATGCTTATCAGCGGATGATTCAGCGTCTTCAACAGCAGTTTGGAAACTCCTTGAATGATGATTTAATCAAATCAATGAATGTCAAACAGTATGCCGTGGACAGTCTGATTGATCAAAAAATCTTGGACCTTGAGGCCCAGAAGCTCAAAATCGTTGTGTCCGACGAGGAACTTAAACAAAGTCTGTTGTCCGTCAAGGCATTTCAAAAAGACGGTGTGTTTGATATGGATCTGTATAAACGTGTGCTTAGGCAGAACGAAATGACCCCCGAAACCTTTGAAGAGACGCAGCGTAACACCATCAGGAACTCAAAGCTCCAGCGCATGGTGGCCAACAGCATCACCGTAGGCGATCAGGAAGCCCGGGCCTGGTATTCATTTAACAATACAAAAGTAGGGATTGACTATGCTGCGGTCGATCCGGCGTCTTTTTCTGATGTTTTGGCTTCAGAAGACCAGATTCGTGCGCAGTATGACGATCATCATGACCTGTACATGTCCGAGCCTAGACGTAAAGTGGCATTCCTTGTTTTTGCGCCAAAGGATTTTGAAAATCAGGTTAAGATTGATGACGCTGCGATTCGCGATTTTTATGATCAAAATCCGGCGCAATTCACCACACCCGAACAGGTGGAAGCCAGCCATATCCTGATCAGGGTAGATGAAAATGCAGATGAGCAGACCGTGGCCAGAACAAAGGAAGAGGCCATGAGCGTTTATGAAAAAGCCGTCAATTCGGTGGATTTCGCAGAACTTGCCAAGGCATATTCCCAGGGACCGTCTGCTGCAAGCGGCGGGTATCTGGGACGCTTTGACAGGAATAGCATGGTAAAACCCTTTGCTGATGCCGCATTTGCAATGAAACCAGGTGATGTCTCACAACCTGTCAGGACCCGTTTCGGCTGGCACATCATTAAAGTAACGGATAAAACCCCTGAAACCGTGACGCCTTTTGAAACTGCCAAAGTACAGATCCAAAAGGAACTTGCGGCAAGCCAGCTTCAGGATCTTGCATACAATAAAGCTGAGGAAGCCTACGATGCCGTACTCGACGGTGACGCCTTTGAACAGGTGGCATTGGTTGCCGCCAAACAACCTGTAACAACCCCTGCTTTTACGTCTTTGGGAACAGAACTTAAAGGACTGAATATTTCAGATCCCGGTGCGTTCGCTACCGCTGCCTTTTCACTGGCTGATAATGAGATCAGTGAAGTCAAGAAAATAGGAAATAGTTATTATCTGATGCAGGTGTCTGAAAAAATAGATCCGATGCTGCGTGCCTATGACGATGTAAGAAATGAAATTGCCCTTACATTAACGGCCGATATGAAAAAGCAGGCCGCAAAGAAAGCCGCGGAATCAATGCTTGAAAAAGCAGGTGATGATCCACGTCTTGAAAAAATTGCCGGTGACAACCAGCTTACGGTTGAATCCAGTAAGATGTTCACCCGCAATGAACCGGTTCCCGGCATCACCGGATCTGAGTCAATTGCCCAAGCTGCCTTTACACTTGATGAAAAAAAGCCTGTCTATGAGCGCGCTCTTGACGTTGCCGGAAAATTCTACATTATCGGTTTAAAGGAAAAACAGGCACCTGATGCAGCTGCCGTTGCTGAAAATCTTGACAAGGTTAAACTGCAGCTTGAGGCCCGCAAACAACAAGACTATTATGCACAATGGCTGGCGGCCCAAAAAGAAAAAGCCGAGATTCGGATAAATACAGATATTATTAATTAA
- a CDS encoding glutaredoxin domain-containing protein, producing MLTVYGAQWCPHCTQTVSYFEKKNIDFKYVDIESAPDDVVQKVIDVNGGDDWVVPTLENDGNWRPGKVFNARQIDSDLKALGVKLD from the coding sequence ATGTTGACCGTTTACGGGGCACAATGGTGTCCCCATTGTACACAGACCGTTTCTTATTTTGAGAAAAAAAATATTGATTTTAAATATGTTGACATTGAGTCAGCACCTGATGACGTGGTGCAAAAGGTTATTGACGTCAATGGCGGTGATGACTGGGTGGTTCCCACGCTTGAGAACGATGGAAATTGGCGGCCAGGTAAGGTTTTTAATGCGCGTCAGATCGACAGCGATCTGAAGGCCCTTGGTGTCAAGCTGGATTGA
- a CDS encoding Do family serine endopeptidase has translation MRLVDKKITTFTACLMLFGLLAFPALSGAKTRMVPANFSELAQQAKPGVVNIQTVKTIKGGGRVFRHFFGSPFGNQPGLDDFFGGIPRSRREKSLGSGFIIDKTGYIVTNNHVIKDADQIKVILHDDKEYDARIIGADPVTDLALIKIDAKDLTPLKFGSSKDADVGSWVVAIGSPFGLEQTVTAGIISAKGRIIGSGPYDDYIQTDASINPGNSGGPLLNMDGEVVGINTAIIKSGQGIGFAIPSDLATSVIDQLKDSKRVSRGWLGVSIQDVSKEMSEYYNLDPEEGVYVAKAYEDNPAYEAGIRQGDVIVSVGGVKIGSSRELTLTIANLRVGSKVNVDVIRQGENKTFTVKLGERPDDFKDSQYGEDMNTFDDLGFMFKTLNKDLADQLGYPASVKGLVVTSIDPNSQAAMSGVRTGDLLVEINHKKINNVGDYTGALHEVDKGQTVYMVFMRGTDQKFVVRFEK, from the coding sequence ATGAGACTTGTGGATAAAAAAATTACCACGTTTACTGCATGTCTGATGCTTTTTGGCCTTTTGGCCTTTCCTGCACTGTCCGGGGCCAAAACCCGGATGGTTCCGGCAAACTTTTCAGAATTGGCCCAGCAGGCCAAACCCGGTGTGGTCAATATTCAGACCGTTAAGACAATTAAGGGCGGCGGCCGGGTGTTCCGGCACTTTTTTGGCTCCCCGTTCGGAAATCAGCCCGGACTGGATGATTTTTTCGGAGGGATTCCGAGAAGCCGCAGGGAAAAAAGTCTTGGCTCCGGTTTTATCATTGATAAAACCGGATACATTGTCACCAATAACCATGTGATTAAAGATGCGGATCAGATCAAGGTTATTCTCCATGATGACAAGGAGTATGATGCCCGGATCATCGGTGCAGACCCGGTAACAGACCTTGCCTTGATAAAAATTGATGCCAAAGATCTTACACCTTTGAAATTCGGATCTTCCAAGGATGCTGATGTAGGGTCCTGGGTTGTGGCAATCGGTTCCCCCTTTGGCCTTGAGCAGACCGTGACCGCCGGTATCATTTCAGCCAAGGGCCGGATCATCGGTTCGGGTCCCTATGACGACTATATTCAGACCGATGCGTCCATTAACCCGGGTAACTCCGGCGGACCGCTGCTGAATATGGACGGCGAAGTTGTCGGCATCAATACCGCCATTATCAAATCCGGTCAGGGTATTGGGTTTGCCATTCCTTCTGATCTTGCCACCAGTGTTATTGATCAGCTCAAGGATTCCAAGCGTGTTTCCAGAGGCTGGTTGGGCGTGTCCATCCAGGATGTCAGCAAAGAGATGAGTGAATATTACAATTTGGACCCCGAGGAAGGGGTTTATGTGGCAAAAGCCTATGAGGATAATCCTGCCTATGAAGCCGGTATCCGGCAGGGGGATGTGATCGTCAGCGTTGGCGGGGTGAAAATCGGATCATCCCGGGAGTTGACCCTGACCATTGCCAATTTACGGGTGGGGTCCAAGGTGAATGTTGATGTTATTCGCCAGGGAGAAAATAAAACCTTTACGGTCAAACTGGGTGAACGCCCGGATGACTTTAAAGATTCTCAGTATGGTGAAGATATGAATACCTTTGATGATCTGGGCTTTATGTTCAAAACGTTGAACAAGGATTTGGCCGATCAGCTTGGTTATCCCGCGTCCGTTAAGGGGCTTGTGGTGACCAGTATTGATCCTAACTCCCAGGCGGCAATGTCCGGCGTGAGAACAGGGGATCTGCTGGTGGAAATAAACCATAAAAAGATCAACAATGTCGGAGACTATACCGGAGCACTGCATGAGGTAGATAAAGGCCAGACCGTCTATATGGTCTTTATGAGAGGAACCGACCAGAAATTCGTGGTCCGGTTTGAAAAATAG
- a CDS encoding HAMP domain-containing sensor histidine kinase: protein MPEFFRIGFFRSIAFRLTVWYAGIFSISSCVAFGLFYFLATQTIMNQVDQELMDKAGYFRTVISRGGIVGAQNLAVIEAQAAGEKQIFFRLLYPTGEVFASSSMSYWKDVHIDKAMVDRLMNSRVPVFSTVHIEGQKQKARMMYTFVASNVILHTGLAMNAYSRFLSGFKKIFSISMGFVILFSAVSGMFLSREALYGVAAIRATASTITGSNLNERVPESGSRDELDLLAVTFNRMLDRISALVKSMREMSDNIAHDLKSPLTRIRGFAELALLQDTDGDIESYRTMAANTIEESDHLLGMINTMLVISRAEAGEAEFEYAPVDLSAMIIDAWDLFVPLAEDKQIAFTQQVTPGVWIEGDAGMLQRAFGNLIDNAIKYTPENGRVHLNLQVCGKDVVEVQVKDSGPGIDPQNRQKIFDRFFREESSRTTPGTGLGLSLAKTIIEQHGGSISVQPGENEGSIFIVSLPHRNLGII from the coding sequence ATGCCTGAATTTTTCCGCATCGGTTTTTTTAGAAGTATCGCCTTTAGGCTCACGGTATGGTATGCGGGTATTTTTTCCATTTCATCCTGTGTGGCCTTTGGTCTGTTTTATTTTCTTGCCACCCAGACCATCATGAATCAGGTTGACCAGGAACTCATGGACAAGGCCGGCTATTTTCGTACTGTTATCAGCCGGGGAGGTATTGTGGGTGCCCAGAATCTTGCCGTGATCGAAGCCCAGGCCGCCGGGGAAAAGCAGATCTTTTTCAGATTGCTCTATCCCACAGGGGAGGTCTTTGCATCCTCGTCCATGTCCTATTGGAAAGACGTCCACATCGACAAGGCGATGGTGGATAGGCTGATGAACTCCCGGGTGCCGGTGTTTAGTACGGTTCACATTGAAGGCCAGAAGCAGAAGGCAAGAATGATGTATACCTTTGTGGCCTCCAATGTGATTTTGCATACCGGCCTTGCCATGAATGCGTACTCCAGGTTTTTGTCGGGGTTTAAGAAAATATTCTCCATCTCCATGGGGTTTGTGATTTTATTTTCTGCCGTTTCGGGCATGTTTTTATCCCGAGAAGCCCTTTACGGTGTGGCGGCCATCAGGGCCACCGCAAGCACCATAACCGGGTCCAATCTGAATGAACGGGTGCCTGAATCGGGCAGCCGGGATGAACTTGACCTTCTGGCGGTCACCTTTAACCGGATGCTGGATCGGATCTCGGCCCTGGTTAAAAGTATGCGGGAGATGTCCGATAATATTGCCCACGACCTTAAAAGTCCGCTGACCCGGATACGGGGATTTGCGGAACTGGCATTGCTCCAGGATACCGACGGGGATATCGAGTCCTACCGGACCATGGCGGCAAACACCATTGAAGAATCCGATCATCTGCTGGGTATGATTAATACCATGCTGGTCATCTCCCGGGCCGAGGCCGGAGAGGCTGAATTTGAGTATGCCCCTGTGGATTTAAGCGCCATGATCATTGACGCCTGGGACCTGTTTGTGCCCCTGGCCGAAGACAAGCAGATTGCCTTTACCCAGCAGGTGACGCCCGGGGTGTGGATAGAGGGGGATGCCGGCATGCTCCAGCGTGCCTTTGGTAATTTGATTGACAATGCCATTAAATATACCCCTGAAAACGGCCGCGTTCATTTGAATTTGCAGGTTTGCGGCAAAGATGTGGTGGAAGTTCAGGTCAAAGATTCCGGGCCCGGCATTGATCCTCAAAACCGCCAGAAGATATTTGATCGGTTTTTCCGGGAAGAATCTTCGCGCACAACGCCGGGTACGGGGCTTGGTTTAAGTCTTGCCAAAACCATTATAGAGCAGCATGGCGGCTCGATTTCTGTTCAGCCCGGTGAGAATGAGGGCAGCATTTTTATCGTATCATTACCGCATCGTAATCTTGGGATCATTTAA
- a CDS encoding response regulator transcription factor has translation MRLLLVEDDEKIAGFVEKGLKSSGFAVDVARTGLDGLDMALGADFDTLIIDIMLPGMDGFALIEKLRAKGKNTPIIVLSARGRVGDRIKGLEAGADDYLTKPFSFSELLARVQALIRRAGNSTEPVSLSYGDLSVDIVKRQVKRGDDVIELQPLEFSLLEYLVRNRERVVSKTMIMEHVWNYNFDPMTNVVEARICRLRDKIDKGYASKLIHTVRGAGYVLKAEDA, from the coding sequence ATGAGACTGCTTTTGGTTGAAGATGATGAGAAAATAGCCGGATTTGTTGAAAAGGGATTAAAGTCTTCGGGGTTTGCCGTGGATGTGGCCCGTACGGGGCTGGACGGCCTTGATATGGCGTTGGGCGCGGATTTTGATACCCTGATTATTGACATCATGCTGCCGGGTATGGATGGATTTGCCCTCATAGAAAAATTGCGGGCCAAGGGTAAAAATACACCCATTATTGTCCTGAGCGCCCGGGGCAGGGTGGGGGATCGGATCAAAGGTCTGGAGGCCGGCGCCGATGACTATCTGACCAAGCCCTTTTCTTTTTCAGAGTTGCTGGCCCGGGTCCAGGCGCTTATCCGGCGGGCCGGGAACAGCACCGAGCCTGTATCCCTCTCCTATGGGGATTTAAGTGTGGACATCGTCAAACGCCAGGTCAAAAGAGGCGATGATGTGATTGAATTGCAGCCCCTGGAATTTTCCCTGCTGGAATATCTGGTGCGCAACCGCGAGCGGGTGGTCTCTAAAACCATGATTATGGAACATGTGTGGAATTATAATTTTGATCCCATGACTAATGTTGTGGAAGCCCGGATCTGCCGGTTGCGCGATAAGATTGACAAGGGCTACGCGAGTAAACTTATCCACACGGTCCGCGGGGCCGGTTATGTATTAAAGGCTGAAGATGCCTGA
- a CDS encoding secondary thiamine-phosphate synthase enzyme YjbQ, with protein MKHYRKELWFDVPGRRAFINITPDIEQCLAQSGIQNGLLLCNAMHITASVFINDDESGLHHDYDVWLEKLAPHAPVEQYRHNVGEDNADAHMKRQIMGREVVVAVTDGRLDFGTWEQIFYGEFDGRRRKRVLVKIIGE; from the coding sequence ATGAAGCATTATAGAAAAGAACTCTGGTTTGATGTGCCAGGCCGCCGGGCATTTATCAATATTACCCCTGACATTGAACAGTGCCTTGCCCAAAGCGGTATTCAAAACGGGCTGCTGTTGTGCAATGCCATGCACATTACGGCATCCGTATTTATCAATGATGACGAGTCCGGACTCCACCATGACTATGATGTTTGGCTTGAAAAGCTTGCCCCCCATGCGCCTGTGGAGCAGTACCGGCATAATGTGGGTGAAGACAATGCCGATGCGCATATGAAACGTCAGATCATGGGGCGGGAAGTGGTGGTGGCCGTTACCGACGGTCGGCTTGATTTCGGCACCTGGGAACAGATTTTTTACGGAGAGTTTGACGGACGCAGAAGAAAACGGGTTCTGGTAAAGATTATTGGAGAATAG
- the aspA gene encoding aspartate ammonia-lyase has protein sequence MDIKQNIIRLAAKSTGINEADLAFFFNEGQEQEYRPNEWIFHESTPRRWAGIIMEGELELVRGLHGTSRKVGSITTGYMLSESAFLGDASHVNGAFTRNGVKVWQVSREKIDQLRETDPDLFYRIVSRIAVGINRRMRILSDQLFENKKMGHVAANGFRLEYDSLGARDVSNDVYYGVQTQRAMENFAISGQHLNNFEHMVEALAMVKKAAAIANHELGRLDQTKMEAITRACDEILYGELHDQFTVDMFQGGAGTSTNMNANEVIANRGLEIMGHNKGEYQYLHPNDHVNCSQSTNDAYPTAIKLAVLLSKKNLVRAMEELRNCLEQKAEEFKDVLKMGRTENQDAVPMTLGQEFSAYAVMIDSAINSIIQAADAFRDVNMGATAIGTGINSPPGYADLVVERLTEVSGFQLRKSKNLVEATQNAGIFVHMSANLKLAAVQISKICNDLRWLSSGPRCGLNEINLPPMQPGSSIMPGKVNPVIPELMNQICYQVMGYDTVVSMAAESSELELCMAEPIIAFDLLHGMMILKNGCITLVARCINGIEANRDVCQSYVQTSIGLVTALVPLIGYEQSAAIAKEALKTGGSVYDLVLNKGMLTRAQLDEMLRPENMTDPRLITGRTGAC, from the coding sequence ATGGACATAAAACAAAATATTATCAGGCTGGCCGCAAAATCCACAGGCATCAACGAAGCGGATCTGGCTTTTTTTTTCAACGAAGGGCAGGAACAGGAGTACCGGCCCAACGAATGGATATTCCATGAATCTACGCCCCGCAGATGGGCAGGCATCATTATGGAAGGCGAACTGGAACTGGTGCGTGGACTGCATGGAACATCCCGCAAGGTTGGGTCCATCACCACAGGATACATGCTCAGTGAAAGTGCGTTTTTAGGAGACGCATCACACGTCAATGGCGCCTTTACCAGAAATGGTGTGAAGGTCTGGCAGGTATCACGGGAAAAAATCGACCAGCTCAGAGAAACAGATCCAGATCTTTTTTACAGGATCGTCTCCCGGATTGCCGTGGGGATTAACCGACGCATGCGCATACTTTCCGATCAGCTCTTTGAAAACAAAAAAATGGGCCACGTGGCCGCAAATGGATTTCGCCTGGAATATGACTCTTTAGGCGCACGGGACGTTTCCAACGACGTTTATTACGGTGTGCAGACCCAGCGCGCCATGGAAAACTTCGCCATTTCCGGTCAACATCTAAACAATTTTGAGCACATGGTCGAAGCACTGGCTATGGTCAAAAAGGCTGCGGCCATAGCCAACCACGAACTGGGCCGGCTTGATCAAACAAAAATGGAGGCCATCACCCGGGCCTGCGATGAAATCCTTTACGGAGAACTGCACGACCAGTTCACCGTTGATATGTTCCAGGGGGGCGCCGGCACCTCCACCAATATGAACGCCAACGAGGTGATTGCCAACCGCGGTCTGGAGATCATGGGACATAATAAAGGCGAGTATCAATACCTGCACCCCAATGACCATGTGAACTGCTCCCAATCCACCAATGACGCCTACCCCACGGCGATAAAACTGGCCGTTCTGCTGTCCAAAAAGAATCTGGTGCGGGCCATGGAAGAGCTGCGCAATTGCCTGGAACAAAAAGCCGAAGAATTTAAGGACGTGCTCAAGATGGGACGCACCGAAAACCAGGATGCCGTGCCCATGACACTTGGTCAGGAGTTCAGCGCCTATGCGGTGATGATTGACAGCGCCATTAATTCCATCATCCAGGCGGCCGACGCATTTCGGGATGTGAACATGGGGGCAACGGCCATCGGCACCGGCATAAACAGTCCTCCGGGGTATGCCGATCTGGTTGTGGAACGGCTTACAGAGGTCAGCGGATTTCAGTTGAGAAAATCCAAAAACCTGGTGGAGGCCACCCAGAATGCCGGTATTTTTGTTCACATGTCCGCCAATCTCAAACTTGCGGCTGTTCAAATTTCAAAAATCTGTAACGATCTTCGCTGGCTCTCTTCGGGGCCGCGCTGCGGACTAAACGAAATTAATCTGCCACCCATGCAACCCGGCTCCTCCATTATGCCGGGCAAGGTCAATCCGGTGATCCCGGAATTGATGAACCAAATCTGTTATCAGGTCATGGGATACGACACGGTGGTCTCCATGGCAGCCGAATCCAGTGAACTGGAGCTGTGTATGGCCGAGCCGATCATCGCCTTTGATCTGCTGCACGGCATGATGATCCTTAAAAACGGCTGCATCACACTGGTTGCACGCTGCATCAATGGCATTGAAGCCAACCGGGATGTATGCCAAAGCTATGTCCAGACCAGCATCGGATTGGTCACAGCCCTGGTGCCGTTAATCGGCTATGAACAGTCTGCAGCCATTGCAAAGGAAGCGCTCAAGACAGGCGGGAGCGTATATGATTTGGTGCTCAACAAAGGTATGCTGACCCGGGCGCAGCTTGATGAGATGCTGCGCCCGGAAAATATGACCGACCCCAGGTTAATTACTGGTCGAACAGGTGCGTGCTGA
- the cysK gene encoding cysteine synthase A, whose amino-acid sequence MKAINDITQACGNTPLVYLETPSRECGAHLYAKLEYFNPLGSVKDRIGLAMIEAGLKSGQIGQETLIVEPTSGNTGIALAFVAAIKGLKLVLTMPETMSVERQKLLRHLGAQLVLTPGPLGMKGAVAKATEMVAAHGNAFMPDQFSNPANPAVHKATTGPEIWDATQGKVDIFVAGVGTGGTLSGVSEYIKGKNPGLISVAVEPADSPVLSGGQPGPHPIQGIGAGFVPANLNRDLVDQICTVKGEDAMNGAKTLAKSCAILCGISSGANFHAAFQTGLKHPGKHIVFIACDTGERYISTHLFDQ is encoded by the coding sequence GTGAAGGCGATTAACGATATCACCCAGGCCTGCGGTAATACCCCCCTGGTCTACCTGGAAACACCCTCCCGGGAGTGTGGGGCGCATCTTTATGCAAAACTGGAGTATTTTAACCCACTGGGCAGTGTTAAGGACCGGATCGGTCTTGCCATGATTGAGGCCGGTCTGAAAAGCGGCCAGATCGGTCAGGAAACCCTGATCGTAGAACCCACCTCAGGCAATACCGGCATTGCCCTGGCATTTGTGGCTGCCATAAAGGGACTCAAGCTTGTTTTGACCATGCCCGAAACCATGAGCGTGGAACGGCAAAAACTGCTGCGCCACTTGGGGGCCCAGTTGGTGTTGACCCCGGGGCCTCTTGGTATGAAGGGCGCTGTGGCCAAGGCAACCGAGATGGTGGCCGCCCACGGCAACGCCTTTATGCCGGATCAGTTTTCAAATCCTGCCAACCCGGCGGTCCATAAGGCCACCACCGGCCCTGAAATTTGGGATGCGACCCAGGGAAAAGTTGATATTTTTGTGGCAGGGGTGGGTACCGGCGGTACCCTGAGCGGGGTATCGGAATATATCAAAGGCAAGAACCCGGGGCTTATCTCCGTTGCTGTGGAGCCTGCGGATTCACCGGTGCTCTCCGGCGGACAACCCGGCCCCCACCCGATCCAGGGCATCGGCGCAGGCTTTGTGCCGGCCAACCTGAATCGGGATCTGGTTGACCAGATTTGTACGGTCAAAGGGGAAGACGCTATGAATGGAGCGAAAACCCTTGCCAAATCATGTGCAATCCTTTGCGGGATCTCGTCCGGTGCCAACTTTCATGCGGCCTTCCAGACAGGGCTTAAACATCCGGGGAAACATATTGTCTTTATCGCATGTGATACCGGTGAACGGTATATCAGCACGCACCTGTTCGACCAGTAA
- the epsC gene encoding serine O-acetyltransferase EpsC, with the protein MSPPEKHKDTCQYIEMQTRNVQRKSLPRVIDQIIDTLDDPDCFTHIGHESIHFSTSVRDMIEKFRNILFPGYFSNEKMDHVNLNYYVGQEITRLFDILARQVTHVLRHECLRYDRECLECERLGNEAAFSVIQQIPMLRKKLAADVRAAYEGDPAAKSHDEIIFSYPGLYAITVHRIAKILHQLKIPQLPRIMSELAHSLTGIDIHPGATIGERFVIDHGTGIVIGETSVIGDNVRIYQNVTIGALSLPWDAGEKLRWVKRHPTIEDDVIIYSGATVLGGDTIIGARSVVGGNVWLTRSIPPDTKIFMEEPRLIIKKSK; encoded by the coding sequence ATGAGTCCGCCGGAGAAGCATAAAGATACGTGCCAATATATAGAGATGCAAACCCGGAACGTTCAAAGAAAGAGCCTTCCACGAGTCATTGATCAAATTATTGATACATTGGATGATCCTGATTGTTTTACCCACATTGGTCACGAGTCCATCCATTTTTCCACGTCTGTAAGAGATATGATTGAAAAGTTCAGAAACATTTTGTTCCCTGGATATTTTTCAAATGAAAAAATGGACCATGTGAATCTCAATTACTATGTGGGCCAGGAGATCACACGGCTTTTTGATATCCTGGCGCGACAGGTCACCCATGTACTGCGCCATGAGTGCCTGAGATACGACAGGGAGTGTTTGGAATGTGAACGCCTGGGCAATGAGGCTGCGTTTTCGGTGATCCAACAGATTCCGATGCTGCGTAAAAAACTCGCCGCCGATGTCAGGGCGGCCTATGAAGGCGATCCGGCGGCTAAAAGCCACGATGAAATTATTTTTTCTTATCCGGGGCTGTATGCCATCACGGTTCACCGGATTGCCAAGATTCTGCACCAGCTAAAGATCCCCCAGCTTCCCCGGATCATGTCGGAACTGGCCCACAGTCTGACCGGCATTGATATTCACCCGGGTGCCACCATTGGCGAGCGGTTTGTCATTGACCACGGCACCGGTATTGTCATTGGGGAAACATCTGTCATCGGTGACAATGTGCGCATCTACCAGAATGTCACCATCGGTGCATTGTCCTTGCCCTGGGATGCCGGAGAAAAACTGCGCTGGGTGAAACGGCACCCCACCATTGAAGATGATGTTATCATCTACTCCGGGGCCACTGTGCTCGGTGGCGATACCATAATTGGGGCACGGTCGGTTGTGGGCGGAAATGTCTGGCTCACACGTTCCATTCCGCCTGATACCAAAATATTTATGGAAGAACCCCGCCTAATTATAAAAAAGTCTAAATAA